The Variovorax sp. S12S4 genome includes the window CGCCAAGACGCTCGACTTCACGCTTCTTTCGGTGAGCCCCGGCGTGGCCGTGTTCCAGGGCACACCGCTGCCACAGCATCTGAACCCACTCGGCACCATCCATGGCGGCTGGGTTGCCACGCTGCTCGATTCGGCGCTGGGCTGCTCGGTCCACACCATGATGCCGGTCGGCCGCGCCTACACCACCGCCGAGCTGAGCGTGAACTACGTGAAGGGCCTCACGCCCAAGGTGCAGCGGGTTCGAGCCGAGGGCAAGGTCATTCATTGCGGCCGGCAACTGGCCACCGCCGAGGCGCGGCTTTTCGGACCGGACGGCACGCTGTACGCACACGCCACCACCACCTGCCTGGTGTTCGAGATGCCTTCTCCCCGGTAAGCCGGGCCGCCGCCATGCCATCCACGCCCCTCGACCCCGGCCTTGCTCCGGCCTTCAAGACTCTTCTTTCGGAGAGATACAGCTGCCGGGCCTACCTTGCAGAACCCGTCGTGCGCGAAACCATCGACACGATCCTGCAGATGGCGCAGCGCACCGCCTCCTGGTGCAACTCGCAGCCATGGCAGGTGATCGTGACCAGTGCCGAAGCCACCGAGCGGCTGCGCCAGGCCTTCGATTCGGACGAAGCCGCAACCGATGCCGCCTTCGACATCGCGCCTCCGGCGGAATACCGCGGCGTGTACCAGGAGCGCCGCCGCGAATGCGGTTTTCAGCTGTACGAAAGCGTCGGCATCGCGCGCGGCGATCGCGAGGCTGCGGCGCGGCAGGCCAAGGAGAACTTCAGGTTCTTCGGGGCACCGCACCTGGCCCTCGTGACCACCGAGGCAGTGCTCGGCACCTACGGCGCGCTGGATTGCGGCGCCTATGTCGGCAACTTCATGCTGGCGGCACGCAGCCTGGGCGTGGCCAGCATCGCGCAGGCGGCCGTGGCGTCGCGCTCGAGGTTCCTGCACCGCTGGTTCGAGATTCCGGACGACCGCCAGATCGTCTGCGGGATCTCGTTCGGCTATGAGGATCCGTCGCACCCGGCCAACCGCTTTCGCACCACGCGCGCAGCGCCGGGCGAGGCTTGTCAATGGGTGGATTAACCGGCGCGGCCCGGTGCTTCTTGTAAGTGCAAGGACGTAAAACCGCCTCAATGGCAGTGATAATGATTCGCATCGTTGCCATGCGGCCGCGATGCTTCTCTCGAAACCTGTCCCTGCACCTGGAGGATCCTTCATGACCGACCGCCTCGGCGTTCAAGGCCGCGCCGCCCGCGCATTGCTCGGCGTCTCCGCCGCCTGGCTGGCCGCTGCCGCCCTGCCTGCCTTCGCCGCCAACGACGAACTCACG containing:
- a CDS encoding nitroreductase, with the translated sequence MPSTPLDPGLAPAFKTLLSERYSCRAYLAEPVVRETIDTILQMAQRTASWCNSQPWQVIVTSAEATERLRQAFDSDEAATDAAFDIAPPAEYRGVYQERRRECGFQLYESVGIARGDREAAARQAKENFRFFGAPHLALVTTEAVLGTYGALDCGAYVGNFMLAARSLGVASIAQAAVASRSRFLHRWFEIPDDRQIVCGISFGYEDPSHPANRFRTTRAAPGEACQWVD
- a CDS encoding PaaI family thioesterase; this encodes MSEPHSIDAWIAQEAEIVQRLDAGPGPGLARPEQIAGKTGLQMMEAMLRAEIPYAAIAKTLDFTLLSVSPGVAVFQGTPLPQHLNPLGTIHGGWVATLLDSALGCSVHTMMPVGRAYTTAELSVNYVKGLTPKVQRVRAEGKVIHCGRQLATAEARLFGPDGTLYAHATTTCLVFEMPSPR